In Symmachiella dynata, the following are encoded in one genomic region:
- a CDS encoding Hsp70 family protein, which produces MIVGIDLGTTNSALGTIIDGAPTLVPNALGQILTPSVVGIDMEDNVVVGATAKELQVVAPERCASAFKRAMGTERVYELAGQSFTPIELSGLVLNSLKKDAELQFGESIEQAVITVPAYFNEHQRRATIRAGELAGLSIARIVNEPTAAALAYGLHDSQSERVAVVFDLGGGTFDISIIDQFEGVVEVRASSGECFLGGEDFTSTFVARLLEKRGHVFEQAELNAPRLVARMTQLCETAKRDLARTTVVEVPFPDTDGTLNPVPTTERVTREMYEDWTKHIVRRMDIPIRRALGDAGLDRRDVDAIVLVGGATRMPAVREYVRNYFKQDPECRLNPDEVVAIGATVQAGLIARDAALEDLVVTDVAPFTLGIGIAKRFGTEHRPGYFSPIIERNTTIPVSRVHNVGTIYANQTEIQVEIYQGECRMVKDNLQLGEFRVVGIPSGPPRESVSIRFTYDMNGVLEAEATILETGQMFSHVITQLAGELSDGEIEQTLQRMQALKTHPRDEEQNRYLLKRAERVYEQLELTARGELDQLLDAFESALESQDKTTIELATSYLLRFLDTADPESPEEWSCDD; this is translated from the coding sequence ATGATAGTCGGAATCGACCTGGGAACGACAAATTCGGCTTTAGGAACGATCATTGACGGTGCGCCGACACTGGTTCCCAATGCACTGGGACAAATATTGACCCCGTCGGTTGTCGGGATCGATATGGAAGACAACGTGGTGGTTGGGGCAACGGCCAAGGAGTTGCAGGTTGTGGCCCCTGAACGGTGTGCTTCGGCATTCAAGCGGGCCATGGGAACAGAGCGTGTCTATGAACTTGCGGGCCAAAGCTTTACTCCGATCGAGTTGTCAGGGTTGGTTTTGAATTCCTTGAAAAAGGATGCAGAGCTGCAATTCGGCGAATCGATCGAGCAGGCCGTTATCACGGTTCCGGCTTACTTCAATGAACACCAACGTCGCGCCACAATTCGTGCCGGTGAACTTGCCGGGCTCAGTATCGCGCGTATTGTGAACGAGCCAACCGCAGCGGCTTTGGCCTATGGTCTGCACGACAGTCAGTCGGAACGCGTTGCTGTGGTGTTCGATCTCGGAGGCGGTACTTTCGACATATCGATTATTGACCAGTTCGAAGGTGTCGTGGAAGTTCGCGCCTCATCCGGCGAATGCTTCTTAGGGGGCGAAGACTTTACCTCGACATTTGTCGCTCGACTGCTTGAGAAACGCGGTCATGTGTTTGAGCAAGCAGAATTGAATGCGCCACGATTGGTCGCTCGCATGACGCAATTGTGCGAGACGGCAAAACGCGATTTAGCAAGAACAACGGTCGTCGAAGTGCCATTTCCCGATACGGATGGGACACTCAATCCGGTTCCCACAACCGAGCGCGTCACGCGTGAGATGTATGAAGACTGGACGAAACACATTGTCCGTCGAATGGATATCCCCATCCGCCGTGCCCTGGGTGATGCAGGTCTTGACCGGCGTGATGTCGACGCCATTGTGCTGGTGGGCGGTGCGACTCGAATGCCGGCAGTGCGTGAATATGTGCGCAATTATTTCAAGCAGGATCCCGAATGCCGTCTGAATCCCGATGAAGTCGTGGCAATCGGGGCGACGGTTCAAGCTGGTTTGATCGCGCGCGATGCGGCGCTCGAAGATCTCGTCGTTACGGATGTCGCCCCCTTTACGTTGGGAATCGGAATCGCCAAACGATTTGGAACCGAGCATCGCCCAGGCTATTTTTCTCCAATTATCGAACGCAATACAACAATTCCCGTGAGTCGCGTGCATAACGTGGGCACGATATACGCCAATCAGACAGAAATCCAAGTCGAGATCTACCAGGGCGAATGTCGCATGGTTAAAGACAATTTACAGCTTGGTGAATTCCGAGTCGTGGGCATTCCATCCGGCCCTCCGCGAGAATCGGTGTCGATCCGCTTCACCTACGACATGAACGGTGTCCTGGAGGCTGAGGCCACCATTTTAGAAACCGGGCAGATGTTTAGCCACGTGATTACCCAGTTGGCTGGTGAGTTGTCCGACGGGGAAATTGAACAAACACTGCAGCGTATGCAGGCGTTAAAAACACACCCCCGCGACGAGGAGCAGAATCGATATTTACTGAAGCGGGCCGAACGGGTGTATGAGCAACTCGAACTGACCGCTCGAGGCGAACTCGATCAACTTCTCGATGCATTCGAATCAGCACTTGAGTCGCAGGACAAGACAACAATCGAACTCGCAACAAGCTATCTTTTACGCTTCTTAGATACGGCAGATCCCGAATCACCTGAGGAGTGGTCTTGCGATGACTGA
- a CDS encoding DUF7691 family protein, translating into MSICLTAYMLELEKLDSILGSSAIDQDLQERLQQYAGNQQRMFVGQDFALLVEQSAFRLLAGEFANAAHDDLILEGFEAVCAVIGVPIGVGPFAGCRFELFEECGQTGEWLAARGCPISKVATASDIYRQMGYIRHSEMPGLLAEVTSRIDGTDDIVETEVMDAWETLEDWFTKGIDRKLDIISFQH; encoded by the coding sequence ATGAGCATCTGTCTGACCGCATACATGCTGGAGTTGGAAAAATTGGATTCTATTTTGGGGTCGAGTGCCATAGACCAAGATTTACAAGAGCGACTCCAGCAGTACGCCGGCAATCAGCAACGGATGTTTGTGGGTCAGGATTTCGCGCTATTGGTCGAGCAATCTGCATTTCGTCTGCTAGCGGGTGAGTTCGCGAATGCGGCACACGACGATCTGATTCTCGAAGGTTTTGAAGCAGTGTGTGCGGTGATCGGCGTCCCGATTGGCGTGGGGCCATTCGCCGGATGCCGGTTCGAACTATTTGAGGAGTGCGGCCAAACAGGTGAATGGTTGGCCGCACGGGGCTGCCCAATTTCAAAAGTCGCTACCGCATCGGACATCTATCGGCAGATGGGGTATATTCGACATTCGGAAATGCCCGGATTATTGGCCGAGGTGACGTCACGTATCGACGGCACGGATGATATTGTCGAAACCGAAGTGATGGATGCATGGGAAACCTTGGAGGATTGGTTTACCAAGGGCATAGATCGCAAGCTAGATATAATCAGTTTTCAGCACTAA
- a CDS encoding pyruvate carboxylase, which yields MTEIKRLLAANRSEIAIRIFRSAHELDIQTVAIYSHEDRYALHRFKADEAYQIGKPGEPIQAYLDIDAIITLAKEQNIDAIHPGYGFLSENPQFAQACEDAGIIFVGPRVETLKQLGDKISARVVAEKANVPVLGGGGGAITNAEQGLRFAEQVGFPVILKAAHGGGGRGMRVVRDATEFEQAFDQARRESLIAFGSPDIFVERFIERARHIEVQLLGDQHGQLVHLYERDCSVQRRHQKVVEIAPAPNLETSLRQALCDSAVAIGRAVNYENAGTVEFLVDADTNDFYFIEVNPRIQVEHTVTEQVTGVDIVKSQILIAQGAQLEDPAIDLPSQEAIATHGFAIQCRVTTEDTENLFMPDYGRITHYRSASGMGIRLDAGTAFSGAVVYPFYDSLLVKVTSWARNFPGAAHRIERCLQEFRIRGVKTNIPFLIKLVMHSTFIEGNCTTTFIDETPELFDFPPRKDRATKLLAYLGEMIVNGNSLVKNRPQATRRIPAPLPKFESTAPIPDSMRQKFQRLGAEKFSKSLLEHKPLLLTDTTFRDAHQSLLATRLRTYDMLRIADVYARHCPELFSLEMWGGATFDTSMRFLKEYPWQRLSEMRDRVPNILFQMLLRASNAVGYTNYPDNVVREFVKEAAGAGIDVFRVFDALNWVENMQVAMDAVIESGAICEATICYTGDILDPHQTKYDLKYYVEMAKRLEGMGAHILAIKDMAGLCKPYAAELLVKTLRQEVGLPIHFHTHDTGGVQAASLVKAAEAGVHIVDAALAPLSGGTSQPNLNTLVESIKFTDRETGLQSARLDEIADYWRAVREFYTPFESPVLPAGSDLYQHQMPGGQYTNLYQQARALGLADRWSEVCRMYADVNQLFGDIVKVTPTSKAVGDMALFLISNEMTTEDVVSSDRELAFPQSVVDLISGRMGQTPGGFPANVQKRILRGESPVEGRPGANLPPADFEQSHEKLQEILGHKPTHREALSHLLYPEVFEDFARHDQTYGDTSVLPTPAFLYGLEPGEEISVEIEPGKTLIIRLQTVGEPHEDGRRTVFFELNGQPREVTITDRSLEPDAPRRLKADANDPSHVAASMPGMVVNIAVQPGDAVAKGQKLLMLEAMKMQTIVAAEHDGIVGETLVHSGTQVESGDLLMTVEPKE from the coding sequence ATGACTGAAATCAAGCGACTGTTAGCTGCAAATCGTAGTGAGATTGCCATCCGGATCTTTCGGAGTGCCCACGAGTTGGATATCCAAACCGTGGCGATCTACTCTCATGAAGACCGTTATGCCTTGCACCGCTTCAAAGCGGACGAAGCTTACCAAATTGGTAAACCGGGCGAGCCGATCCAAGCTTATCTGGATATCGATGCCATTATCACCTTGGCAAAAGAGCAGAATATAGACGCAATCCACCCTGGCTATGGATTTCTCTCCGAGAATCCGCAATTTGCTCAGGCGTGTGAAGATGCGGGAATCATTTTTGTGGGACCGCGTGTCGAGACGCTCAAGCAATTGGGTGACAAAATTTCAGCACGTGTCGTCGCCGAAAAAGCGAACGTTCCAGTACTCGGTGGTGGCGGTGGAGCGATCACTAATGCTGAGCAAGGACTGCGGTTCGCGGAGCAGGTCGGATTCCCAGTTATTCTCAAAGCAGCTCACGGTGGTGGCGGGCGCGGCATGCGTGTTGTACGTGATGCCACAGAATTTGAACAGGCTTTCGATCAGGCTCGGCGGGAATCACTCATCGCCTTTGGCAGCCCAGACATCTTCGTCGAAAGATTTATTGAACGGGCACGGCACATTGAAGTGCAGTTGCTCGGCGACCAGCATGGACAACTGGTCCATCTCTATGAACGCGATTGTTCCGTGCAAAGGCGGCACCAAAAGGTCGTTGAGATCGCGCCAGCCCCCAATCTGGAGACAAGCCTGCGCCAGGCGCTCTGTGATTCTGCTGTGGCCATCGGTCGAGCGGTGAACTACGAGAACGCGGGAACTGTCGAGTTTCTCGTCGACGCGGATACCAACGATTTCTACTTCATCGAAGTCAACCCACGGATTCAGGTCGAGCACACGGTAACCGAACAGGTCACCGGTGTGGATATCGTCAAATCTCAGATCCTTATCGCACAAGGGGCACAGCTTGAGGATCCCGCGATCGATCTGCCGTCTCAAGAGGCAATTGCTACCCACGGTTTTGCCATTCAATGCCGCGTGACGACAGAGGACACAGAGAACCTCTTCATGCCGGATTATGGCCGAATCACCCATTATCGTTCCGCCAGCGGTATGGGAATTCGCCTCGACGCAGGTACGGCATTCTCCGGAGCGGTGGTTTATCCCTTCTACGATTCTTTACTAGTGAAAGTGACCTCTTGGGCCCGTAATTTTCCGGGTGCTGCACATCGCATTGAACGCTGTTTGCAGGAATTTCGTATCCGGGGTGTCAAAACCAATATTCCGTTCCTCATCAAGCTGGTCATGCATTCCACTTTTATTGAAGGGAACTGCACGACCACCTTTATCGATGAAACTCCGGAGCTATTCGACTTCCCGCCGCGAAAGGACCGGGCCACAAAGTTGCTCGCCTATCTGGGGGAGATGATTGTCAACGGCAATTCACTGGTGAAAAACCGACCGCAAGCAACGCGACGCATTCCTGCCCCTCTGCCCAAATTTGAATCGACGGCGCCGATTCCCGACAGCATGCGGCAAAAGTTTCAGCGACTCGGAGCCGAAAAGTTTTCCAAGTCATTGCTGGAGCATAAACCGCTGCTTCTGACTGACACGACGTTTCGCGATGCCCACCAATCGCTGTTGGCGACGCGGCTGCGAACCTATGACATGCTGCGAATTGCCGATGTTTATGCACGGCATTGTCCGGAACTATTCTCACTGGAAATGTGGGGCGGAGCCACGTTCGACACGTCGATGCGTTTCCTCAAAGAGTATCCCTGGCAGCGGCTTTCCGAAATGAGAGACCGGGTGCCCAACATTTTGTTTCAGATGTTGTTGCGAGCCTCCAATGCGGTGGGCTACACCAATTATCCCGACAACGTGGTTCGAGAGTTCGTCAAGGAAGCCGCGGGAGCTGGCATTGATGTCTTCCGTGTGTTTGATGCATTGAACTGGGTCGAGAACATGCAAGTCGCGATGGATGCCGTCATCGAATCGGGTGCGATCTGCGAGGCGACGATTTGCTACACCGGCGATATTCTTGACCCGCACCAAACCAAATATGACTTGAAATACTATGTCGAGATGGCAAAACGCCTGGAAGGTATGGGAGCTCACATTCTCGCCATTAAAGATATGGCGGGGCTTTGCAAACCGTATGCGGCGGAATTGCTGGTCAAGACGCTGCGTCAAGAAGTCGGCCTGCCCATCCATTTCCATACCCATGATACAGGTGGGGTGCAGGCGGCATCGCTCGTCAAAGCGGCAGAAGCCGGGGTCCACATCGTCGATGCGGCGCTGGCTCCGCTCTCCGGCGGAACGTCGCAGCCGAATTTGAATACGCTCGTCGAATCAATAAAGTTCACCGATCGCGAAACCGGTTTGCAGTCGGCTCGGCTCGATGAAATTGCGGATTATTGGCGCGCGGTCCGTGAATTCTATACACCGTTCGAAAGTCCCGTCCTGCCGGCCGGCAGCGATCTTTATCAACATCAAATGCCGGGCGGTCAGTACACCAACCTTTATCAGCAAGCGCGCGCTTTGGGTTTGGCCGATCGTTGGAGCGAAGTCTGTCGCATGTATGCGGATGTCAACCAACTGTTCGGCGACATTGTGAAGGTGACGCCTACATCGAAGGCGGTTGGCGACATGGCACTCTTTTTGATATCGAATGAGATGACAACCGAAGATGTCGTCTCTTCAGATCGTGAGTTGGCTTTCCCTCAATCGGTCGTCGATTTAATCAGCGGACGGATGGGCCAAACGCCGGGTGGGTTTCCTGCCAATGTGCAAAAGCGAATCTTGCGGGGGGAATCACCTGTCGAAGGACGTCCCGGTGCGAACCTTCCCCCGGCAGATTTTGAACAGTCCCACGAGAAGCTCCAAGAAATTCTGGGCCACAAACCGACACACCGCGAAGCTTTGTCACATCTACTCTATCCAGAGGTGTTTGAAGATTTCGCACGTCACGACCAAACCTACGGCGACACGAGTGTCCTGCCGACACCAGCATTCCTCTATGGACTGGAGCCGGGAGAAGAGATCTCTGTCGAAATCGAACCGGGCAAGACACTGATCATTCGCCTGCAAACCGTCGGTGAGCCGCACGAAGATGGGCGCCGCACGGTTTTCTTCGAACTCAACGGTCAGCCTCGTGAAGTCACCATCACCGACCGGTCTCTGGAACCCGATGCCCCGCGTCGTCTCAAGGCCGATGCCAACGACCCATCGCATGTCGCGGCCAGCATGCCCGGTATGGTCGTGAACATCGCCGTTCAACCGGGAGACGCCGTTGCCAAAGGCCAGAAGCTCCTCATGCTTGAAGCGATGAAGATGCAGACGATCGTCGCTGCTGAACATGATGGAATCGTCGGGGAAACTTTAGTACACAGCGGAACTCAAGTCGAAAGCGGCGATCTACTGATGACCGTAGAACCGAAGGAGTGA
- a CDS encoding FAD-dependent oxidoreductase: MRHKDAVCRANFSIDVHNVFPDGSNPADVKRYRSAGVKAYDIPLPALIAADVDGLMMAGRCISGDFIAHSSYRVTGNSVPMDEAAGLTSVASLKQGVMPHELSWDTVQKAT, from the coding sequence TTGCGCCACAAAGATGCGGTCTGTCGGGCGAATTTTTCCATCGATGTTCACAACGTCTTCCCCGATGGTTCCAATCCTGCTGACGTGAAGCGTTATCGATCTGCGGGGGTCAAGGCATATGACATTCCGCTTCCCGCACTGATCGCGGCTGATGTGGACGGTTTGATGATGGCCGGCCGCTGCATCAGCGGTGACTTCATCGCTCACTCCAGCTACCGCGTGACTGGCAATTCTGTGCCCATGGACGAAGCCGCCGGCTTGACGTCGGTAGCGTCCCTCAAACAGGGAGTCATGCCACATGAACTCTCCTGGGACACGGTCCAGAAGGCTACTTAA
- a CDS encoding alpha/beta hydrolase produces MRYLILFVILGVSASTCSAQTSLPGKMEQLKLESTLVPSPATVDVLLPPGYQQASQPFPLFIWLHGGTSGKDVLGKHMRSYIEKAWATGDLLPCVVVAPVTGASFYIDWLDGTNQWDTFITDQMLKYMREHYQVLPDRSGTVIGGSSFGGQGTLRIAFRHPTMFAAAVSIAPGFPAVLKLEDWDISYFDAKVLADHGSRFGNPVDRTFWRSTHPPTMVIDHPKKLRESGLQLLIEVGDEDANGNFRSVELLHRLLFDAAIEHDYHLHRGAAHVGRSKEWRYPEVFRFITRALKPMTEKDPSAERHKLKAIQRGRFKPRTTNELPFTPVVFE; encoded by the coding sequence ATGCGATACCTGATTCTGTTCGTGATCCTCGGCGTGAGTGCCTCTACTTGCAGCGCGCAAACATCATTGCCCGGCAAAATGGAGCAACTCAAGCTGGAATCCACACTCGTCCCCAGCCCCGCCACCGTCGATGTGCTCCTACCGCCAGGCTATCAACAGGCTTCCCAGCCTTTCCCGTTGTTTATCTGGTTGCATGGCGGAACCTCTGGGAAAGATGTCCTGGGAAAGCACATGCGGTCCTACATCGAGAAGGCTTGGGCGACCGGAGATCTTTTGCCTTGTGTCGTAGTGGCACCGGTCACAGGTGCGTCCTTCTATATTGACTGGCTGGATGGCACAAACCAATGGGACACGTTTATCACCGATCAGATGTTAAAATACATGCGTGAACATTATCAGGTCCTACCGGACCGATCGGGAACCGTGATCGGGGGGAGTTCATTTGGAGGGCAGGGCACGCTGAGGATCGCATTTCGGCACCCGACAATGTTCGCCGCAGCGGTTTCCATCGCCCCCGGCTTTCCCGCTGTGCTAAAGCTGGAGGATTGGGACATCAGCTATTTCGACGCGAAGGTCTTGGCTGATCACGGATCCCGTTTTGGCAATCCCGTGGACAGAACTTTTTGGCGTAGCACCCATCCTCCGACGATGGTCATCGATCATCCGAAGAAACTGCGAGAGTCAGGCCTGCAATTGCTCATCGAAGTCGGCGATGAAGACGCAAACGGGAACTTCCGCTCCGTGGAGTTGCTGCACCGGTTGTTGTTCGACGCAGCGATTGAACACGATTATCACTTGCATCGCGGTGCCGCGCATGTCGGTCGCTCGAAAGAATGGCGCTATCCAGAAGTCTTTCGTTTTATTACCCGGGCCTTGAAACCGATGACAGAAAAAGACCCGAGCGCCGAGCGACACAAGCTCAAAGCGATTCAGCGGGGCCGGTTCAAACCGCGTACCACCAACGAACTTCCATTCACGCCCGTGGTATTTGAATAA
- a CDS encoding J domain-containing protein — protein sequence MTDISLPEDSSQWPLNPWELFGLEPNAKRVELRRAYSQLIRHFRPDTHPEQFQRIHETYQRLKAILGSQVPPKHPSHENPSSENWSHDGSSYQHSPSGNGNGNGKRSFDSPIGSNGPPSARGGRKHAPDVGGLFANHDEKRVVEAYRSLIQADEQHPSETTAAALYWQLILNPDLDSRRKPADWLLHGLSRANGSVCLRELFRQELICEPRFALSDKTGQFLKNFPANSRSVLLRQRWKHAATAKNWRVIREDLIVHRTTFVDFSPMEWVRLTIAAANHAAWSQNSDAARILETCRKEIALFDSFQLEMGSELIQFDYLTELAAGIKGLPTVGNIHIRLLLQEMPKIWNASNNVRSAIVPVLTGLLSEPESVLAELDQVVSVAPVVLQYLYGLLDQVGVAWIDDQNRPAETVAAERIVYFLTVCPVVDYSKLRKSILRFCLEEFISPEAFAATVEAQQDEALDFDGSKTLVSSSIREDLSLRFLCKAHRALHG from the coding sequence ATGACTGATATTTCTCTGCCCGAGGACTCCTCGCAGTGGCCGCTCAATCCCTGGGAGCTATTTGGGCTGGAGCCCAATGCCAAGCGTGTTGAACTTCGCCGAGCCTATTCCCAACTAATACGCCACTTTCGCCCCGATACTCATCCAGAGCAATTCCAACGGATCCATGAGACCTATCAACGACTCAAAGCGATTCTCGGCAGTCAGGTTCCCCCCAAGCATCCCTCTCATGAAAACCCGTCAAGTGAAAACTGGTCCCATGACGGTTCGTCCTATCAACATTCGCCCAGTGGAAACGGTAACGGCAACGGCAAACGATCTTTCGATTCGCCAATCGGTTCGAATGGACCACCCTCCGCTAGGGGAGGGCGCAAACACGCCCCGGATGTTGGGGGGCTATTCGCAAACCATGATGAAAAGCGTGTTGTTGAGGCGTACCGTAGTCTCATTCAAGCTGACGAACAGCATCCTTCGGAAACGACTGCTGCTGCCCTCTATTGGCAGTTAATTCTCAATCCTGATCTCGACTCGCGGCGAAAACCGGCCGACTGGTTGTTGCATGGCCTTTCACGAGCGAACGGATCTGTATGTCTGCGTGAACTTTTTCGGCAAGAACTGATCTGTGAACCAAGATTCGCGCTCAGTGACAAAACCGGGCAATTTCTCAAGAACTTTCCGGCCAATTCTCGATCGGTATTACTGCGTCAGCGATGGAAGCATGCTGCGACCGCAAAGAATTGGCGGGTCATACGCGAAGATCTTATTGTTCATCGCACAACCTTCGTTGATTTTTCTCCGATGGAATGGGTGCGACTGACGATTGCAGCTGCCAACCATGCCGCTTGGAGCCAAAACTCGGATGCCGCTAGAATTCTTGAGACTTGCCGCAAAGAAATCGCATTATTCGATAGCTTCCAACTTGAAATGGGGAGCGAACTCATACAGTTTGACTACTTAACGGAACTCGCGGCTGGCATCAAAGGACTCCCCACGGTAGGAAATATACACATTCGATTGCTCCTGCAGGAGATGCCAAAAATCTGGAACGCGTCGAACAATGTCCGTTCCGCTATTGTCCCCGTTCTTACCGGACTACTCTCCGAACCTGAGTCTGTTCTTGCAGAGTTGGACCAAGTCGTTTCTGTGGCACCGGTGGTTTTGCAGTACTTGTACGGCCTCCTTGACCAAGTTGGCGTGGCATGGATCGACGATCAGAACCGACCGGCAGAAACTGTGGCCGCCGAACGGATTGTGTATTTTCTGACGGTCTGTCCGGTCGTCGATTATTCCAAGCTGCGAAAAAGCATCCTCCGCTTCTGCCTCGAGGAATTCATCTCTCCCGAAGCGTTCGCCGCCACCGTCGAAGCTCAGCAGGACGAGGCTCTGGATTTTGACGGCAGCAAGACGTTGGTTTCGAGTTCCATCCGTGAAGATCTGTCGCTGCGATTTCTTTGCAAGGCCCATCGAGCGCTGCATGGATAG